The following proteins come from a genomic window of Bactrocera dorsalis isolate Fly_Bdor chromosome 6, ASM2337382v1, whole genome shotgun sequence:
- the LOC125779125 gene encoding uncharacterized protein LOC125779125, with the protein MEIMLKKSVCNKLNKLLDKYQEQIKRRNNTQQFTEYVKSLETIFYIGKCKCDLKAAPCACGCVPERLKEFMHDQHNQRRLTMNAFMMETEEQGATSMSSMPTYQDPYDSTYAPPPVQEDMDRSTSSQYTERYDCFNFALVCDRFGVPDRVASALGTALLQDFKIKDKHGKHLIMDKSKVRREKEKCRQKVLRKRLDDITLLAFSFDGRKDTIDKIDEKYHNRMVKEPYLVILREPNSELIGYVKLEHKNAEYKTTKLYGFFNDKNISLDTLIGICTDDEPTNTGPHGGIIRRFELLLKRPLHWFVCLLHFKELPFRHLFEALDKSTSTGPRLATGKLSRQIETCETLPVVNGFQKIELQNMPPAPDKKNFPPIRSTYTTWPMQFLATWFRWIWLTSNQGKLHILGGSPRPLDYCDYM; encoded by the exons atggaaataatgctgaaaaaaagtgtatgtaataaattgaataaattgcttgacaagtatcaagagcaaatcaagagaagaaacaacacccaacaatttacagagtatgtaaaatctctggaaacaattttttacattggaaaatgtaaatgcgatttgaaggcagctccatgtgcatgcggctgtgttcccgaacgcctcaaagagttcatgcacgatcaacataatcagagaagactaacaatgaatgcatttatgatggaaactgaagagcaaggagcaacgtctatgtcatcaatgccaacataccaagatccctatgattcaacatacgcaccgccaccggttcaagaagatatggatagaagcacaagttcacaatacacagagagatacgattgttttaactttgccttggtatgtgacagatttggtgtgcctgacagagtagcatcagcattgggaaccgctcttttgcaagattttaaaattaaagataagcatgggaaacatctcatcatggataaatcgaaagttcgcagagaaaaagagaaatgcagACAAAAAGTGCTTCGCAAACGGTTAGATGATATCACtttgttagcgttttcattcgatggcagaaaagatacgatagataaaattgatgagaagtatcataataggatggtaaaagaaccttatcttgttattttgagagaacccaATTCTGAATTGATTGGTTACGTTAAACTGGAACATAAAAAcgctgaatacaaaacaaccaaattatatggttttttcaacgataaaaatatatcactggatacattaattggaatatgcactgacgatgagccaacaaacactggcccacacggtggaattatacgacgattcgaattgctgttaaaaagaccattgcattggtttgtttgccttctacacttcaaagaacttccgtttcggcatttgtttgaagctttggataaatcaaccagcactggaccaagattggcaaccggaaaactgagccgtcaaatcgaaacttgtgaaactcttccg gtggtgaacggcttccagaaaattgagttgcaaaatatgccccctgctccagataaaaagaattttccaccgattcgaagtacttatacgacatggcccatgcaatttctagcgacgtggttccggtggatctggctaacatcaaaccagggaaaattgcacattctcggtggctcaccaaggccgctagattattgcgattatatgtga